A genomic segment from uncultured Alistipes sp. encodes:
- a CDS encoding LptF/LptG family permease, whose product MKTIHKLVLKAYLGPMVLTFFIVMFVLMMNFVWRYIDELVGKGLSAGIIIELMSYAMANMIPMGLPLSMLLAAIMTMGNLGENYELLAMKSAGMSLVQITKPLIIVVGFIAVGSFFISNNLVPYSNKKMFSIIYDIRQQKQSLEFQDGLFFNGIDNMSIRVGHQDPETHLLTDVLIYDNRSTKGDMNTIVADSGYIRLSDDKKYLLVTLYHGETYEQTRSSQWFTKSVLRHHTFDLQKQVIPMDGFAMGRSDADMFSNAQTKNINELQHDIDSLEIRVNDATTTSYEPLLKEQIFARDNTVLPLPDSLQVDKSNYRDLLATDSLPGLPTREKEKVWNQARTLAKNSRNMFAFDESTAKEALNQLYRSKIEWHRKISLPVSILIFFLIGAPLGAIIRRGGLGLPVVVSVIFFVIYYVISLTGEKMAKEGTWDAIYGMWISTIILTPIAIYLTYKATNDSALLDTDWYAGKIKAFREKIAAKTGPWFGKLKNTIKFKKRNKRNG is encoded by the coding sequence ATGAAGACCATTCATAAACTCGTCCTGAAAGCCTACCTGGGGCCTATGGTCCTCACGTTCTTCATCGTCATGTTCGTGCTGATGATGAACTTCGTGTGGCGCTACATCGACGAACTGGTCGGAAAGGGCCTCAGCGCCGGGATCATCATCGAGCTGATGTCCTACGCCATGGCCAACATGATCCCCATGGGACTGCCGCTCTCGATGCTGCTCGCCGCGATCATGACCATGGGCAACCTCGGCGAGAACTACGAGCTGCTGGCCATGAAGTCCGCCGGCATGTCGCTCGTGCAGATCACCAAACCGCTGATCATCGTCGTGGGATTCATCGCCGTGGGGAGCTTCTTCATCTCGAACAACCTGGTGCCGTACTCCAACAAGAAGATGTTCAGCATCATCTACGACATCCGCCAGCAGAAACAGAGCCTCGAATTCCAGGACGGTCTCTTCTTCAACGGCATCGACAACATGTCGATCCGCGTCGGACACCAGGACCCCGAGACCCATCTGCTGACCGACGTGCTGATCTACGACAACCGCTCGACGAAAGGGGACATGAACACCATCGTCGCCGATTCGGGCTACATCCGCCTGTCGGACGACAAGAAGTACCTGCTCGTGACGCTCTACCACGGCGAAACCTACGAGCAGACCCGCAGCAGCCAGTGGTTCACCAAGAGCGTCCTGCGCCACCACACCTTCGACCTCCAGAAGCAGGTCATCCCGATGGACGGCTTCGCCATGGGACGCTCCGACGCCGACATGTTCTCCAACGCCCAGACCAAGAACATCAACGAGTTGCAGCACGACATCGACTCGCTCGAAATCCGGGTCAACGACGCCACGACAACCTCCTACGAACCGCTGCTCAAGGAGCAGATCTTCGCCCGCGACAACACCGTGCTGCCGCTGCCCGACAGCCTGCAGGTCGACAAGAGCAACTACCGCGACCTGCTTGCCACGGATTCGCTCCCCGGGCTCCCGACCCGCGAGAAGGAGAAGGTATGGAACCAGGCCCGCACGCTGGCCAAGAACTCGCGGAACATGTTCGCCTTCGACGAGTCGACGGCCAAGGAGGCCCTGAACCAGCTCTACCGTTCGAAAATCGAGTGGCACCGCAAGATCTCGCTCCCGGTGTCGATCCTGATCTTCTTCCTGATCGGCGCACCCCTCGGGGCGATCATCCGCCGCGGCGGTCTGGGACTCCCGGTCGTCGTGTCGGTGATCTTCTTCGTGATCTATTACGTCATCAGCCTCACGGGCGAGAAGATGGCCAAGGAGGGGACCTGGGATGCCATCTACGGCATGTGGATCTCGACCATCATCCTCACGCCCATCGCCATCTACCTCACCTACAAGGCCACGAACGACTCCGCGCTCCTCGATACGGACTGGTATGCCGGCAAGATCAAGGCCTTCCGTGAAAAAATCGCGGCGAAGACAGGCCCGTGGTTCGGGAAATTGAAAAACACGATAAAATTCAAAAAACGCAATAAACGCAATGGCTAA